A part of Amyelois transitella isolate CPQ chromosome 12, ilAmyTran1.1, whole genome shotgun sequence genomic DNA contains:
- the LOC106142646 gene encoding piggyBac transposable element-derived protein 4 isoform X1: MLESDDDFIEDEVSEEPLTWSSDFNEFRGVREDFNEEAGPKIEGTSPLGLFTQIWDQPLMDSIVHETNHYAWETITGFFETGDSMPSKSRMNDWVETSVSELYRLIGVMIFMSICVRSRLEEYWMTGVMGMPEFRKLMSRDHYVMLLKFLHFTDNNNIHVQGRDKKIAKIKPIIDYLNKKFQSIYVPHREVSIDESLLLWKGHLSWKQCIRSKAARFGIKSYELCEAVTGYVVNLILYAGKGTTTAETVYGFTTSTAKIVLELFKNYLGKGYTLFMDNFYNSVPLTQFLKKHKTDVVGTLNRRRKDTPVEIQNLQDKRMARGSVVSRHCGDVSVIAWKDVKLVTTVSTYHKTDMAPGHRAGQPCSKPVVVHEYNKYMGGVDLKDQKLSMYLLERKRGIKWYIKVFRRLLNISILNAYIIYCANIGQHKKMTHRQFRFKLAEELCLEFGQNVSSRSRQVPIPTCSRLNRDFNHFPVHNEVTEERTKKQDKFKRGRCVRCRQKCNIACSHCTVYICVGQCWLEYHTLENL, from the coding sequence ATGTTGGAATCAGATGACGATTTTATTGAAGATGAAGTTAGTGAGGAGCCATTGACTTGGTCATCTGATTTTAACGAATTTAGAGGGGTCAGGGAGGACTTCAACGAAGAAGctggtcctaaaattgaggGAACAAGTCCTTTAGGCTTGTTTACTCAAATTTGGGACCAGCCTCTGATGGATTCTATTGTCCACGAAACGAATCATTACGCTTGGGAAACAATAACCGGTTTCTTTGAAACCGGAGACTCCATGCCAAGTAAATCTCGCATGAACGACTGGGTGGAAACTTCGGTTTCCGAACTATATAGGCTTATAGGTGTGATGATATTTATGTCAATATGTGTAAGAAGTAGGTTAGAGGAATATTGGATGACGGGTGTGATGGGTATGCCGGAGTTTCGAAAACTGATGTCAAGGGATCATTACGTAATgctcttaaaatttttgcacTTTACTGATAACAACAACATACATGTACAGGGGCGTGATAAGaaaatagctaaaataaaacctattatagattatttaaataaaaaattccagTCCATTTACGTGCCTCACAGAGAAGTATCGATAGACGAATCGTTGCTGCTTTGGAAGGGTCATTTAAGCTGGAAACAATGCATTCGTTCCAAAGCAGCTCGATTCGGTATCAAAAGTTATGAACTCTGTGAGGCCGTAACTGGATAcgtagtaaatttaattttgtatgccgGCAAAGGCACGACAACTGCAGAAACGGTTTACGGGTTTACTACATCCACTGCCAAAATAGTCCTTGAGCTTTTCAAGAACTATTtaggcaagggatataccctgttcatggacaatttttataattctgttCCTCTGAcccaatttctaaaaaaacataaaactgaCGTAGTCGGTACTCTGAACCGTCGCCGAAAAGACACGCCCGTAGAAATCCAAAATTTGCAGGATAAAAGGATGGCTAGGGGTAGTGTGGTAAGTAGACACTGTGGTGATGTATCCGTCATAGCATGGAAAGATGTGAAGCTTGTCACCACTGTATCTACTTACCACAAaacagatatggctccagggCACAGGGCTGGCCAACCCTGCTCCAAACCAGTCGTGGTccatgaatataataaatacatgggAGGCGTCGATCTCAAAGATCAAAAGCTAAGcatgtatttattagaaagaaagagggGAATCAAAtggtatattaaagtttttagacgtcttttaaatatatctattttaaatgcatatattatatattgtgcTAACATTGGCCAGCATAAAAAAATGACTCACCGCCAATTTCGTTTCAAGCTTGCTGAAGAGCTCTGCTTAGAATTCGGACAAAACGTCTCCTCACGTTCGCGCCAGGTCCCCATCCCCACCTGTAGCAGGCTGAACAGGGATTTTAATCATTTCCCTGTTCATAATGAGGTGACCGAGGAGCGAACCaaaaaacaagataaatttaagagGGGACGTTGTGTTAGATGCAGGCAAAAATGTAACATCGCGTGCAGTCATTGCACGGTGTATATTTGTGTTGGCCAATGTTGGCTTGAGTATCATACTTTAGAAAATCTATAG